The nucleotide window AGAATTATGGGCAGCGCTTACACTACCGTTGGAGTTCATTGCCAGATTTTCACCGGCAGTCCGGTAGTTAATGCCAAATCGCTTTAAGAGGCCTTCGAGGGTGCCATATGTGGGAGAACTATGGCTGAAATAATTATTGTCAACCATATCCTTGCTTTTTGCACGTGCCGCGCTGGTCAGCTGGCTGTTTAACTGGAGTGCAGGCAGTCCTGCAGTTTTTCTTGCATCATTAATGTAATCCAGCATCTGTTTTTCTTTTTGGCTTAAAGATACTGAACTGCCCGAGGAAGATGACGAGCTGACGCTTTCTGTTTTATTCGACGAGCCAGTAGCTGAACCTGTGCTTTTATCAACATTTCCGGTTCCTGCTTCAACTTCAGGAATAGGTGACGGCTCCTGTTCCGGTCTGTTTTTTTCAGGCGCAGTAAAATCATTCCCTCCGGCTGGTTTGTAAACCAGGGAATAAAAATCAACACTTGGGGCTTCATTTTCCTTTGCCAGGGTGCCCCCTTCGACAGTATACGGTGCCGGATCGGGATAATTGACTGTTACATAGAAGAGGAAGATGGGCATCAACAAGCTGAGAAAAACAAATATAGAAAGATATATATACTTTCGAATACTCATATGCCTAATACCTACCATTTATTTTCGAGTTCGCGGTGAACCGCGGGTAAATCACGGTTGGTGATGATCCCGAGCAATTTCTCATCCAACCGGCCGTGTTGGGTTATCAGAACGGCTTCTAATTTTTTGCCATCCTGCTGCCACTTGTAGAATAACTCCGGGATTTCAAAAAGTGATTTGTTCACCGATACAGTTATATAATTAT belongs to Bacillota bacterium and includes:
- a CDS encoding CAP domain-containing protein; protein product: MSIRKYIYLSIFVFLSLLMPIFLFYVTVNYPDPAPYTVEGGTLAKENEAPSVDFYSLVYKPAGGNDFTAPEKNRPEQEPSPIPEVEAGTGNVDKSTGSATGSSNKTESVSSSSSSGSSVSLSQKEKQMLDYINDARKTAGLPALQLNSQLTSAARAKSKDMVDNNYFSHSSPTYGTLEGLLKRFGINYRTAGENLAMNSNGSVSAAHNSLMGSPGHRANILNSGYTAVGIGIHVKSDGSHYYTQLFIGR